The proteins below are encoded in one region of Eulemur rufifrons isolate Redbay chromosome 2, OSU_ERuf_1, whole genome shotgun sequence:
- the IL12RB1 gene encoding interleukin-12 receptor subunit beta-1: MPHLDADSGSASGPRDLSCYRIASALYECSWRYEGPAAGLRHFLVCCLSPGRCCYFDAGSATSMRFSDQDGVSVLYAVTLWVESRAANWTEKSPEITLQLYRSVKYDPPLGDIKVSRSAGQLLMEWETPAQQDGAEVQYRHRTPSSPWKLGDCGPQDNTESCLCPLEMEVAQEFQLRRRQLRLGAPGGPWSSWSSPVCIPPEPPPQPELKLSVERLSQDGRRRLGLHQQPKQHKLPEGCQGAASGAEVTYRVHLHMLSCPCKAKATRTLRLGKMVYLSGAAYNVTVVSWNRFGPGRNQTWHIPASAHTDGVLLSHCSLNLLGSSHPPASAS; encoded by the exons ATGCCACATCTGGACGCAGACTCAG GTTCCGCCTCAGGCCCCAGGGATCTGAGCTGCTACCGGATAGCCAGTGCCCTGTACGAATGCTCCTGGCGGTACGAGGGCCCCGCGGCTGGGCTCAGACACTTCCTCGTGTGCTG CCTTAGCCCCGGGCGCTGCTGCTACTTCGACGCGGGCTCAGCCACCAGCATGCGCTTCTCCGACCAGGACGGGGTGTCTGTGCTCTACGCCGTCACACTGTGGGTGGAATCCCGGGCCGCAAACTGGACGGAGAAGTCGCCTGAGATTACCCTACAGCTCTACCGCTCGG TTAAATATGACCCTCCCCTGGGAGACATCAAGGTGTCCAGGTCAGCGGGGCAGCTGCTGATGGAGTGGGAGACCCCGGCCCAGCAGGATGGTGCTGAGGTGCAATATCGGCACCGGACGCCCAGCAGCCCATGGAAGTTG GGTGACTGCGGACCCCAAGATAATACGG AGTCCTGCCTCTGCCCGCTGGAGATGGAAGTGGCCCAGGAGTTCCAGCTACGACGGCGGCAGCTCCGGCTGGGGGCCCCAGGAGGTCCCTGGAGCAGCTGGAGCAGCCCTGTGTGCATCCCCCCTG AACCACCCCCGCAGCCCGAGCTGAAGTTGTCGGTGGAGCGGCTCAGCCAGGACGGGAGGAGGCGGCTCGGCCTGCACCAGCAG CCGAAGCAGCACAAGCTTCCGGAAGGTTGCCAAGGCGCGGCGTCTGGTGCAGAGGTGACCTACCGAGTGCACCTGCACATGCTGTCCTGCCCCTGTAAGGCCAAGGCCACCAGGACCCTGCGCCTGGGGAAAATGGTCTATCTGTCGGGTGCTGCCTACAACGTGACCGTTGTCTCCTGGAATCGATTCGGCCCCGGCCGGAACCAGACGTGGCACATTCCTGCTTCCGCCCACACAG